The Candidatus Zixiibacteriota bacterium genome contains the following window.
ACCATCTACCAAGGGATCGCATATCTTCGCAGATCGAGAAGCTTATGCGATATCTGGACCTTGAGGAAGAGATCGACAGGCGCATGACAGGTTATTCCAAAGGAATGAAGCAGAAGATTCTTCTGACCTCAGCTCTATTGCACAATCCGGATCTGATGATTCTCGACGAGCCATTCTCCGGGCTCGACTCAAACAGCTCAGCAGTATTCAAACAGCTGATAACTCAACTCTCTGAGGCAGGCAAAACCGTGATATTCAGTTCGCACGTTCTTGAGGTAGTGGAGAAGCTCTGCACGAGATTGCTGATCATCCACAAAGGTGAGAAGCTTGCTGAAGGGACTACGGACGAGATCATGGCGCAGGCGGGGGAGGCCTCATTGACTAGGGCATTCTCCTAGCTCACCGGCGTAACCGATATTGAAGACCGCGCCTCAAACATCCTTGATGCACTTGAATAGGAAGTTCACGTGATAGACGAAATGTATAGCGGAGTCGATTTTCGCCAGCTAAAGCACCTCGTGAAGACTGCTCTCAAGCTCGATATCAGATCTGCGTCGGGAATTCAGCCCGAAAGGACTTCCGGCAAGTTTCCACCGATGTTTGCGACATTGCTCTTCTACTTCTTTGTCAGTATAGGTCTTGC
Protein-coding sequences here:
- a CDS encoding ABC transporter ATP-binding protein, translated to MKMVSVSQLYKSFGQIEAVKDLSFNVSQGEIFGLLGPNGAGKTTTITMIVGMQDPTSGTIEVAGRNVATEPTEVKKRIGYVPENCALYENLTAREYLELIGNLHHLPRDRISSQIEKLMRYLDLEEEIDRRMTGYSKGMKQKILLTSALLHNPDLMILDEPFSGLDSNSSAVFKQLITQLSEAGKTVIFSSHVLEVVEKLCTRLLIIHKGEKLAEGTTDEIMAQAGEASLTRAFS